One region of Bacterioplanoides sp. SCSIO 12839 genomic DNA includes:
- a CDS encoding AlpA family transcriptional regulator: MTRQLLTTKQAAEFLGVSSAFLNRDRCEAARIPFVQLGARAIRYRPEDLEAFVASSARRSTSEYQQGTASAA; the protein is encoded by the coding sequence ATGACTAGACAACTCTTAACAACCAAGCAGGCTGCTGAATTTTTAGGCGTAAGCTCTGCATTCCTGAATCGTGACCGCTGCGAGGCTGCGCGAATCCCATTTGTTCAGCTTGGCGCTCGCGCCATCAGATATCGTCCGGAAGACTTAGAAGCATTTGTTGCATCAAGCGCCCGGCGCTCAACCTCTGAATACCAGCAAGGCACTGCCTCTGCAGCATAA